The Aminivibrio pyruvatiphilus DNA segment GACCCCATAACAAAAGTGGGAGGGGAAAAATGTACCTACCACATCCCGACCTACGAGGCACTGGAAGGTATTGCCCGATCCATTTACTGGAAGCCCACCTTCAACTGGTACATTGATGCCGTCAGGGTGATGCGACCCATACGTACCCAGAGCAAGGGGGTTAAGCCCCTGGATTATACCGCCGGGGGAAACTTTCTCTCGATGTATACATACCTCTCCGATGTGGAGTACCAGGTCCGGGCTCATTTTGAATGGAATACCCTCCTTCCGGAACTGGAAGGGGACCGCAACGAAGGAAAACACTTCGAGATCGCCAGGCGAATGCTGGAGCGAGGCGGCCGCAGGGATATCTTTCTTGGAACGAGAGAGTGCCAGGGATATGCTGAACCCTGTGCCTTCAATTCAGGGGAAGGAACGTACGACAATAGCGGAGAAATCGCTTACGGCTTGATGTTTCACAGCTTCAGCTACCCTGAGGAGTCAGGAAAAGAGGAACTCCACAGCCGGTTCTGGTTCGCCGCGATGGTGGACGGGCGCATTGTCTTCCCCAGGCCGGAAGAATGTACCGTCACAAAGTTCGTACGTACCATGAAACCGACAAATTTCCGCCCAGGAATTTCATTTTCGGGCCTGGGAGAGGAGGGGCTCTTATGAGCTGGATGCAGCGGCTCTACGAGACATACGAGCTGGCCATGAAGCTCCCGGAACAGGGTGAGAATCCCCGTCCCATCCCTACAAGCCACATCTCCCAGCAAGCCTACATTGAGATCGTGCTCGACGAAAAGGGGCAGCTTCTGAACGCGTCGGTGGTGAACAAGGAAGACACCCTTCTTCCCGCAACGGAGGACTCAGCCACGCGATCAAGCGGAGGAGCCCCTCATCCCCTGTGCGACAAAATCCAGTATGTGGCTGCTGACTACCCGACATACGGCGGCATAAAACCATCCTACTTTGAGGACTTCAAGAGCGGATCGGAAAACAAATTAGGATATCGCTCCCTCCTTGTAAAGTGGCATGAGTTTTCTCGTCACCCGAAACTCAAGGCAATCAGGACCTTTATTGAGGAAGGGCGGGTGGTGGAACATCTCGTGGGACAGGGCGTTCTTCATCTGGATGAGAAGGGGAAACTTTGCACCTCATGGCCTGACGCCAAAACAATGCCCCCTCTCTTCAAACTGCTCACGAAAAAAAAAGAAGGAGATGACACTGTCCAGGACCAGGGAGATGCTATGGTGCGATGGAAGGTCCGACAACCCGGAGAATTGGAAGACCGAACCTGGAAAGACAAGACCCTCATCACCTCATGGCAAAAGTTTAACGAAACCCTCCAGGGTGAAAACGGATTATGCATGGTGACAGGAGAACTTCTTCCTCTTGGAACGAAGCATCCTGCGTCGATCCGTCACAGTGGAGACAAGGCAAAACTCATTTCCTCCAACGATACTACAGGTTATACCTTCCGTGGGCGCTTCACCGACGGAGGCCAGGCGTGCACGGTAGGATACGAAGTCTCCCAGAAGGCTCATAACGCCCTGAGATGGCTTATTCAACGCCAAGCCTTCAGGAACGAGGATCAGGTGATCGTGTCCTGGGAACCCTCCGGAAAACCCGTTCCTCCCATCGCCGCGAATTCGTTGGAGGCCTTTTTCGAGGAGGAAACCGGAGAATCCCTCGCTAACGGACAGACGGTCATCGGGGACATCGGCCAGGAGTATGCCCTCAGGCTGCGAAAGAAAATTGCCGGGTGGAGCGCCAAACTCGGCGACGCTGACAAGATCGTCGTTCTGGGCCTCGACTCCACTATCCCAGGGAAAGGACGAATGGCGATCACCCTCTACCGGGAGCTGAAAGGGTCCGAATTCCTCAGGAGGCTGGAGAACTGGCACTCCTCCTTTGCCTGGCCCCAGCGCTACAGCAAGGACATCCAGTTCGTCGGGGCTCCTTCACCCAAAGACATTGCGGACGCCGCCTTTGGGCGGCGAATCGATCCCAAGCTCAGCAAATCTACTGTCAACCGGATTCTCCCCTGTATCGTGGACGGAAGTCCCATCCCACGGGACCTGGTGAGGTCCGTCTGCATTAGGGCAAGCACGGGCAGGGCAGGGCTTGAATTCTGGGAATGGTTCAAGGTCCTGGGTATCGCGTGCGGACTATTCAAAGGCTCACACAAAGAAAGGGGATATTCCATGGCGCTCGAAACGGAAAGAAGAACCCGAGACTATTTGTATGGACGCCTTCTGGCGATAGCCGAGAATATCGAATCCCGTGCCCTCTTCCTGAGCGGCGAGAAAAGGGACACCAACGCCGCGAAACTTATGCAGCGTTTCTCGGAACGGCCGAATTCCACCTGGCTCCTGATACGGCAATCATTGACACCGTACATGACGCGATTGCAGAGCCAGCGGCCTTCCTTTCTGCATGTAATGAAGTCGCTGCTCGGGGAAGTCCACTCTATGTTTAACACAGAGGAATTCGTGGATGACAAACCCCTTTCGGGAGAATTTCTTCTGGGATATTACTGTCAGATAAAGGAATTGACGTCGAAGAAAGAAACCGATGCCCAGGGTCCGGATACAGATATAACAGTACAGGAGGAGGAGTAAGCCATGTCTCTCAGCAAAAAAATAGATTTCGCAGTGCTCTTGTTCGTTCGCAACGCCAACCCCAACGGCGATCCCCTGAATGGAAACCGGCCCCGAACCACCTACGAGGGATTGGGCGAGATGTCGGATGTGTGCATCAAGCGGAAGATACGGGACCGGCTGCTCGAGAACGGAATCAACATTTTCGTCCAGTCGGACGATCGAAAAATCGATGAATGTACATCCCTTAAAACCCGTGCCGAGGCAGTGCTCGGCAAGAAAATGGGCGGAAACGAAACAGTGAAAAAGGCCTGTGAAACATGGTTTGACGTACGGGCCTTCGGCCAGCTCTTCGCCTTCAAATCTGGGAAAAATGAAGATTCAGGAGTTTCCGTCCCCATCAGGGGTCCCGTCACAGTACAGTCGGCGTTTACCGTGGAACCCGTCAGCATCACTAGCACCCAGATCACCAAAAGCGTCAGCGGCGATGAAGGGAAGGACGGCAAACGGAGTTCTGACACCATGGGTATGAAACACCGGATCGACGACGGATATTACTACTTCTACGGCAGCATGAACCCGCAGCTTGCGGAAAAAACCGGCTTCAGCGACGAAGATGCGGAAACAATAAAAAAAATACTTCCCAGGCTCTTTGAAAACGATGCTTCTTCCGCCCGACCTGAAGGCAGCATGCGTGTCTGCAAAGTCTTCTGGTGGGAACACAACTGCAAATCCGGGCAATACTCATCGGCCAGGGTTCACAATTCCATCAGGTTCAAGGGTGATGGTACATACGAGGAGCAACGGCTCAGCAATCTGACGCCGGAAATACTTGAGGGTTTTTAATTCTTCATGTATTTGGAAGAAGATCTTCTTCCCATTTCCGGCCTCCAACATTTGAACTTTTGCGAACGCCAGTGGGCATTGATCCACATGGAGCAGGAATGGGCGGAGAACGTGCTGACCGTTGAAGGGAAGCAACTTCACCTGCACGTCCACGAATCGGGAACCGAATCTCGGGGGCCTGTTCGACTGGTGCGGGGACTGCAGCTACGCTCACTTGAACTGGGGCTTTTCGGGGTGGCCGATCTCGTGGAATTCCACAGCACTTCTTCGGGACAAATACCCTATCCTGTGGAGTACAAGAGGGGCCGGAAACGCTATGACCGTTCCGACGAACTCCAGCTCTGCGCCCAGGCCATGTGCCTCGAAGAAATGCTCCGGATAGCCGTTCCGGAAGGAGCGGTCTACTACGGACAACCCCGGAGGCGGCAACTGGTCAGCCTTGATGCCGTCCTGCGGGACGGAGTTCGCCGCCTGTGCGAAAGAGCAAGGCAACTCTATGAAGAAAAGCGCCTTCCTCCGCCGGTGCATGCACATCATTGCGAAAACTGTTCGCTGCTTTCCGTCTGCATGCCCGAACTCGGCGGAAAAGACCGTTCAAAAGCTTATGTGGACGATATCATCAGGAACATCGCCGAGGTAATATGATGAAAAGGATATTAAATACCCTTTTTGTTACCACCCAGGGTGCCTGGCTTTCCCAGGATGGAGAAAACGTGGTCGTTCATCTGGACAGGCAAACGTCCAAGAAATTTCCTCTCCACCTGTTCGAGTCAATTGTCTGTTTCGGCAGGGTCAACGCAACGGGTCCTCTCATGGGATTCTGCGGACGGAAGGGAATCCCCATATCCTTTCTCTCCGAAAACGGGCGTTTTCTTGCCCGTGTGGATGGCCCCGTGAGAGGAAACGTTCTGCTCCGTCGCCAGCAGTATCGGGTTGCGGACAACAATGAGGGGACTCTCTCCATTGCCAAGAGCGTCCTCATAGGCAAAATCGGCAACTCTAGGGCCGTGTTGATGCGGACTGCCAGGGATAACCCGGACAGAGATATGCATCCTTTGACCGATGCAGTTCGGTATCTGTCGGGGCAAGTTGAGGAGCTGAAACGGGTCGGAAATTTGGAAGCCATGAGAGGGCTGGAGGGAGATGCTGCTCAATGTTATTTCGGCGCCTTCGACAACATGATCCTGAACCAGAAAGAGTCCTTCCAATTCACAGGACGATCCAGAAGGCCTCCCCTGGACAGGGTAAACGCCATGCTTTCTTTTGTCTACTCCATGCTGGCCCACGACATAGCTTCCGCCCTCGAAGGCGTCGGCCTTGATCCCGCTGTGGGATTCCTCCACAAAGAACGACCGGGGCGGCCGAGCCTTGCCCTGGATATCATGGAGGAATTCCGCTCCTGGCTTGCTGACCGCCTTGTTCTGTCTCTCATCAACCTCAACCAGGTACGGGCCGACGGTTTCGTCATCACTGAAAGCGGAGCCGTTATTATGGACGAGGAAGTCCGAAAAACAGTCATATCGGCCTGGCAAAAAAGAAAACAGGACGAACTGACGCACCCATTCCTCGGGGAAAAAATACAGATAGGGCTTTTGCCACATATGCAGGCCAGGCTTCTGGCAAGGCATATCAGGGGCGAGCTTGAGGTTTATCCCCCCTATCAATGGAGGTAGGTGAGAGAAATGATGGTCCTCATAACCTACGACGTCAGCACAGAGAGCGAAGGCGGCAAGCGGCGCCTTCGCCGCGTCGCCAGACAGTGCGAAAACTTCGGACAACGGGTGCAGAACTCGGTTTTTGAGTGCCTGGTAACTCCGGCGCAATGGACAGACCTCAA contains these protein-coding regions:
- the cas7c gene encoding type I-C CRISPR-associated protein Cas7/Csd2, which produces MSLSKKIDFAVLLFVRNANPNGDPLNGNRPRTTYEGLGEMSDVCIKRKIRDRLLENGINIFVQSDDRKIDECTSLKTRAEAVLGKKMGGNETVKKACETWFDVRAFGQLFAFKSGKNEDSGVSVPIRGPVTVQSAFTVEPVSITSTQITKSVSGDEGKDGKRSSDTMGMKHRIDDGYYYFYGSMNPQLAEKTGFSDEDAETIKKILPRLFENDASSARPEGSMRVCKVFWWEHNCKSGQYSSARVHNSIRFKGDGTYEEQRLSNLTPEILEGF
- the cas2 gene encoding CRISPR-associated endonuclease Cas2 produces the protein MMVLITYDVSTESEGGKRRLRRVARQCENFGQRVQNSVFECLVTPAQWTDLKHKLEKEIDQEHDSLRYYFLGANWERRVEHVGAKETYNPQGLIVL
- the cas8c gene encoding type I-C CRISPR-associated protein Cas8c/Csd1, whose protein sequence is MSWMQRLYETYELAMKLPEQGENPRPIPTSHISQQAYIEIVLDEKGQLLNASVVNKEDTLLPATEDSATRSSGGAPHPLCDKIQYVAADYPTYGGIKPSYFEDFKSGSENKLGYRSLLVKWHEFSRHPKLKAIRTFIEEGRVVEHLVGQGVLHLDEKGKLCTSWPDAKTMPPLFKLLTKKKEGDDTVQDQGDAMVRWKVRQPGELEDRTWKDKTLITSWQKFNETLQGENGLCMVTGELLPLGTKHPASIRHSGDKAKLISSNDTTGYTFRGRFTDGGQACTVGYEVSQKAHNALRWLIQRQAFRNEDQVIVSWEPSGKPVPPIAANSLEAFFEEETGESLANGQTVIGDIGQEYALRLRKKIAGWSAKLGDADKIVVLGLDSTIPGKGRMAITLYRELKGSEFLRRLENWHSSFAWPQRYSKDIQFVGAPSPKDIADAAFGRRIDPKLSKSTVNRILPCIVDGSPIPRDLVRSVCIRASTGRAGLEFWEWFKVLGIACGLFKGSHKERGYSMALETERRTRDYLYGRLLAIAENIESRALFLSGEKRDTNAAKLMQRFSERPNSTWLLIRQSLTPYMTRLQSQRPSFLHVMKSLLGEVHSMFNTEEFVDDKPLSGEFLLGYYCQIKELTSKKETDAQGPDTDITVQEEE
- the cas4 gene encoding CRISPR-associated protein Cas4; translated protein: MYLEEDLLPISGLQHLNFCERQWALIHMEQEWAENVLTVEGKQLHLHVHESGTESRGPVRLVRGLQLRSLELGLFGVADLVEFHSTSSGQIPYPVEYKRGRKRYDRSDELQLCAQAMCLEEMLRIAVPEGAVYYGQPRRRQLVSLDAVLRDGVRRLCERARQLYEEKRLPPPVHAHHCENCSLLSVCMPELGGKDRSKAYVDDIIRNIAEVI
- the cas5c gene encoding type I-C CRISPR-associated protein Cas5c, with the protein product MRNSIEFRLWGKFALFTDPITKVGGEKCTYHIPTYEALEGIARSIYWKPTFNWYIDAVRVMRPIRTQSKGVKPLDYTAGGNFLSMYTYLSDVEYQVRAHFEWNTLLPELEGDRNEGKHFEIARRMLERGGRRDIFLGTRECQGYAEPCAFNSGEGTYDNSGEIAYGLMFHSFSYPEESGKEELHSRFWFAAMVDGRIVFPRPEECTVTKFVRTMKPTNFRPGISFSGLGEEGLL
- the cas1c gene encoding type I-C CRISPR-associated endonuclease Cas1c — encoded protein: MMKRILNTLFVTTQGAWLSQDGENVVVHLDRQTSKKFPLHLFESIVCFGRVNATGPLMGFCGRKGIPISFLSENGRFLARVDGPVRGNVLLRRQQYRVADNNEGTLSIAKSVLIGKIGNSRAVLMRTARDNPDRDMHPLTDAVRYLSGQVEELKRVGNLEAMRGLEGDAAQCYFGAFDNMILNQKESFQFTGRSRRPPLDRVNAMLSFVYSMLAHDIASALEGVGLDPAVGFLHKERPGRPSLALDIMEEFRSWLADRLVLSLINLNQVRADGFVITESGAVIMDEEVRKTVISAWQKRKQDELTHPFLGEKIQIGLLPHMQARLLARHIRGELEVYPPYQWR